The genomic interval attcGTAAATGGATGACGCAGGAATTGTAAGAAGTCAAATAATATTCCATCGGCTCCAGCCAAAATGATCCAACTCATCCGGAAAAGATACATCTTTAGAAATCCCGCATGACTGTGCTTAATACCGGAATCCTGAATCACTAAGGGTGAAAGCTTGCTGAATGATAGCCAAAATATCCAATATAGACTGAATCCGTTATGATCACCGTCACGTGGACCTATATACCGGTGGCATCgtgtattatcattaccaaTTGTTCATtaattacaattgattgcaatatCAATAGCATATAATATATAGGTATGGTAAGCGTATTCCGGCGTGTATCATGCTATATGTCATCCTATACAACTCGACAGTAGATAGATAAAGACTAATTGGCTTATAGTATAGAGTAATATTCAAAGCCATCATTTCACAATCATGATCATTCTCTTACTCATCATCACGACTAATTTTTACCGAGGTCGGTTGTTATCACGCAACAAGCACTCTGATTGACAGAGCCTTCGGCGCGCCGGTGAACGGTGGATATGATTTTGAGGTTCGCTGTACTTTTTATTTCTCCCTCATTCTGGAATCTACTGCAAAATACTGTCCCCAAGTCCACGTTCTCAAATAATAGTGTTTACTTTCACATTTCTTCCTGCACTGGCAAGTCAGGGAGCGCGGTGCTACAGGGGAAAGGGGCAACCGCCCTGTGATTTGCTAAGTAATGaaataccacccccccccccaaaaaaaaaagacaatattaTACAGGGTCCCATGGAATATCACTACTTGATACCCTGacaaaagtttaaaaaaattaatgaatgaataaataaacatacatcatatttatttcttcttcgtcatttcatcAGTTCTTAAGCCGTTTAAAATGATGAATGACACAAGTTTTTAAGTGTATATCTGTTTACGTTGTCTTTAAGATAACTTTCCCTCCTAGCTCACTCACTGTCCTCCCCAGGAGTTGGTCCCCTCTTCGATTTTATTGCTGCTCCTTATACTATGATGAAATCGACACACTGATTCATCAATGCCCTGGGTATATAGGCCTAGTTCATTATCTCTGTGTTGTAATTGTGATGCAGTCAAAGAGTATCAAAAGGATACAATAAATTGGTGAAAACAACCAAAACAGTTTATCAAAATCTTtctttattaaagggatggtccgggctgaaaatatttatatcttaataaatagagtagaattcactaatcaaaatgccgaaaatttcatcaaaatcggataacaaatagcaaagttattgaagtttaaagtttagcaatattttgtgaaaacagtcgtcatgaatattcattaggtgggctgatgatgtcacatctccactttccgttttcttatgttattacataaaatcatatttttttctttatttcatacttgtgtgaataatatgtctcccttataataaaataagttgcagccaAGTtggttgcagcaataaatatctaatgcactaaatcatggaggaaaaattttgaataaaccgaatttcatataataaaatacaaaagaacaagtggagatgtgacatcatcagcccacctaatgaatattcatgacgactgttttcacaaaatattgcttaactttaaaattcaatagctttgttatttgttgaaattttgatgaaatttttggcattttgctcagtgaattctactctatttattaagctatacatactttcagcccggaccatccctttaacaaaaTTCAACTTAACAAAATAATTCTTTAtactataatatattttttttcatcgaaTCCTCCACAGAATTACCTGTTTGAATTCGGTTACCTAACCATGCCTGTCGGGAAATCTCCCGGCCCTACGGTCATCACGAATGCTGTATCTAATCTTCAGTCTTTCATGGACATTACTCCATCTGGTAGCAAGGGACAGGTAGATAAGAAGACTCTTGATACTGTCAGGACACCTAGGTGTGGTCTCAAAGATCCTATCAGACACATGGCTGAGGGAGACCCTGATGTAGTTCGTCATACATTGTTTGGACCGAGGTGGAACAAGACTGCATTAGTCTACAAGTAAGAACACACGAGAGAAGCGTCAAAATAGAGGATTGGTAGTTTCTGAATAGTTCTAAGAGCAATCATGCTTTTTTGCGTCAAATTCTGTTAAACTGCGCATCGTTAGGCTTTATTATGTAtcctttaagtatttttgtttatcagcatcatcaataacaccaccaccaccactaccaccacaaccaccaccaccaccaccaccatcaccatcatcatcatcatcatcatcatcatcatcatcaccaccatcatcatcatcgtcaccaccaccatcatcgtcttcatcatcatcatcatcatcatcatcatcatcaccttcgtAATCAGTAGGCCTACCACCACCAACATtgtgatcatcaccatcatcatcaccattatatctcgattatcattatcatcgtcatcaccactttaCCACTAACGTCAATTAGCATTTTGGTATTATATTAGCTCCAATTACAACATATGTGATATACGTTGTTTGCTTTGGTATTTTCAGTACTTTATTTCAGTTCTATTCAATTcgatatttttcatcatcatttctaTCGTTCCTAAATCAATGTTATTATCATACTTCATGCAGGATATTCAAGTTTCCACGTAAGGTCAAGAAATCGCAGTACCGTAACGCGATCGAGGAGGCTTTCCGGCTTTGGAGTAACGCTTCACCGCTCACATTTCGGGAAGTGAATCGGAGAGATTCGGCAGACATCGACATTCGGTTTGTTTCGGGTTTTCATCAAGATGAACATCCATTCGATGGACCAATGGGCGTTGTTGGTCATCCGGTGATTGAGGAGATGTATGAATCTCGCGTTGTCAGGATCGACGTCGATTCAGATGAACTATTCAGTTTTGACAGCGCAGACGGTAAGGAAAGTCGTAGATTGGGATCAAGAAGTCCTTGTCAAGAATCACAAAAATGCACACCCTCAAGCTTACAAACACCTTCACTCATCTTTGGAGAAAATAGATAATGAGATAGTAATAAACCATTTAGTTTGGCATTATCAGTTATTTGTATCTATTTATACTTGTTCCGATATGTGTCAACATTTTTAACAGTAACAGTAGAGTTAGCAATGAATGGAAAAaagcaatgataatgataatattgattaaaatgatGATTGAATGAATTATTCCTATCAGGGAATATCTATTTGTTATGAACAGGGCAAGCTATAATACGACTTTATAATTAGTGTCGTtattatataggccctatacttTCACATGTACTCGATTATGACAATGTCAGTAATGGCAAATTTCCCAACATTCCCTTTTTATGTGTCCAAAGTTTGATATTACGTATACGCCTCGGTTTGGAAGAGTCGCAATTTTGGCGGGATGCGCAAAACTTTGGTAGTAAATTTGAATGTTACCAAGtatttttacaaatatacaGACACGACAAACGACCTCCGTGCTATTATTGACCGCAAATATACAACTGTGAgacctttttcatttcatttaatcaaTTCATTTCAAACCGACAAGACTTAATtagcaaaatgtgttttttatagGTCGGTTCATAAATTcactaacataaaaaataatatataacgtatttttttaaatactattgGCATCCTTCTATAACTTTCGCGTGAGTAATCAAAAACCGACACCTTACACAAACATAACATAGTATTGTTGACGGGGAGGGATCAAACTTTCATAATCATCTTCTTGGGTTATTGTGTAGCTATACAGTAGTAGAGATACCATATTTTAACGCCCAACAAATTACGTCGGGTGCCCATCTGGTATTCAGTGGAATTTAATCATAGTTTAATTCACTCCAATGATGCGTACTATATTGGTAATCAACTATCCAAGGTTAACTGTAGAAATCAACGATGATGAGGCAAGTCGCTGTAATCATTTACTCAAATAGAAAGATATCTCATGACGTAAAACTTTTAATTGAATCCTCAGAATTAACTAATGAATGTCCTCAAACTAACCTTGAAAATGCGATGTATGTTTTCTTATCTTTACCGAATGTgacatttaatttttaatttaagtAATCTTTATCACAATAGGATGATTTTATCAGGCAAATCCAGTCATCATTAAAACTATAAATGCAAAGGACGTAGGCGTAgttcattttcatgtgaaattattttttatcacttgCTATGCTATTTAGTGGTTTAGTGGTTTTAGTTGTGGTTATTTCTTTTGGTATTAAGAAAACATGGATGCTTGTTATCTCAAGActccttcctttctcccttcttACAatccatttctctttttttttctcgaagcCATTAGTCTATCAAGGCATCAAGGGCAGCTTCAACCGGGAATGTCTGGAGGGGAGAGTTGGGAAATAGTCAGTCCCCCTCCCCTCTTTTAAAACTGCTCCGCGGCccctctatttttttctcttgtaaCTGCAATATATTTCCTCCCACTCTTCTTTCCTCTCTATCATGTATATAGTACCTGTAGTAAGTTAACTATTTTGTGTATTTCTTCCCTCAATTTCAccatatttcacatttttattaaaGCCCTCTCTCTAATTGTTTTATGAGAATATTTTCCTTGTTATACTTGAATCATCAGATCAATCCAATTATCTCTCCTtttcatcgttttttttttgtttctcagGTATAAATCTTCTTCAAGTGATGGTTCATCAGATTGGTCATGCCTTAGGATTAGGACACTCATCTGATCATGACTCTATCATGTCTCCATGCGTTAAACCATATATTCCAAACTTTACTCTAACAGAGACAGACATCGCTGGTATCCAGTCAATatatggtaaataaaacaagaggttttttctttctttgctgagttttttttctttaccttGCTATCTGATGTACCTATCATGCTTATGGATACcctatgattaaaaaaaaatatatactaatATTATTATCTTACATTATAGTAAACGAaatgtaaaaaacaacaacattgaattagctttcttgattttttaaatcaatatctttaaattttcattttagtaatcatttaattttggttttgttCATTCTTTTCAGGATTACCCAATTCTCCCGTTGACCCTATATCTCCTCCTGTTGGAAGGTTGCCTAGTCCCATTATACAGCATAGTGAACCAAGATATCTCTGTCAAGAGAGACCTTTAGATGCAGTGGCCATTTTAGCTGGagaaatatatgtttttaaggTGAGCCCCGACCCCCCTTGACCTTCAGATAGTAGGGGTGATGTCGAGATGATGCTATGAGTAAAATGTATAAGAGGGTCTGTGGTATATACTATGAGGGGGCCCAATTTTGCACTCTTTAAACATACTGgtcgcatttggcagtgatgaGCGCTTACAGGTATAGCAAGTTGCTATTAGTATTAACATCTCTATTACAATTCATtgtatgataaaaataattcattattacaaaagtAATTATAGACTCTTCAGTAACTCCAATGTAAGTtacaattgtatttttatttgtcgaAACTTACAATGAAATAGATTACAAAAAACGTTCTTATTCcagtgttgatggtgatgattattatgCAACAACTTACAGAATGTTATCATTCTTCTTCTaccaaaattcatattttcatttgttccCTTCCAATCTAGGGTAATAGATACTGGCAGTTTTCATCTCCTAATCATCTGTTATCACCTATCAGTGGTAGTCTCATATCAGAACGTTGGCCTGGTTTACCGACTGGTATAGATGCTGTTTATCAAAGGAACACTGATAATAAAGTCGTCTTTATTAGAggtaattatttataatttgaatggaaTGGTCGAGCTACAGCATTGCTGTTCtcatattgaatattttcatttttaccaGATATACTGTACACTATGCTAAAATGATTAGAAATTGATAGACTTTCAAACTTAAAGGCACTTTGAAAGAGTTTAAGGATGAACCATGGTCGATTACATATTAAAGTGGCCAACTTTGAGAAAAGTTGAATTTGTGTAGTTCAAGTATAATTTCTACAATCGCCCATTTAAATTGATATTCATGTGGAACTCAATCCCTCAAtatcttctttgatttttcaaaaatatcctCTCACTATTATGGTGATTCacattaattcattttcactttgtttaaaatacttgatttttttttcacaccatTTTTTTGCTATCAGTCagtctgttttgttttatttgtgtcttgttttcacttttcatcAGCAATATCCAACCATATAAGCACATCTgccatttatttgtttatttcctttccagCTGGAAGGATGTGGATCTATGACATCCACCCCAAGACAGAAAGCGATACCCTTGCCCCCTACACCCAGATTCATCTTCGAGATATTGGTCTACCAAGAGCTATTGATATGGCCCTCTCATGTCCTTCTTGGCCCCAGTCTACATATTTCCTCAAGAAAGGCAAAGTTTGGCACTACAGTGACCAGACCAGGTCTATCTTAGAAGGTCCGCTTGAGGTAAAGGACTTATGGAATGGTCTACCAACCAGACGCATGGATGCAGCTTTCACTTACAATGGTGGgttaaaattttaatgaataattgatatttgaaatattttttgttagcCGATTATCTGATCATTGATACGAATGGGATGCTCAAAAATATATCCTATTGCtgaaaaaagtgtttttttttaaattttcactgTTTTAAACATATCTCTGATTGCAATACTagatttatgaatatatataaaatccGATGaacatattacaaaaatataacctggccaaattttgattaaatagaACCAGGCCATATTTTTATAAGCCTTGAACTGATTAGATTTTGAGGAAAGAAATAATAGAAGTATATTTATTAATCAAAAGTTGATTAGCCATCAATGAGCCTCCCAACCCACCCACGTATAAGGTTATCCATTAAAAAGCAGAAATTATACActtcaattcaaatttcaaagaaCTAAAAGTATTAGATCTCCAATTATTGTGAGAGAGATATTTATCAGTTTAAAATTATTCACAGAATAGCTGAAGGTTACTTGAATATCAATTGTCATTGTTTTATTATGAATAGACCACTTGATATCCCCCTTTTCATtattgtgttttcttttgtttaacaTAGATGATTCATATTTCATCCTTGGATACCAATACTGGAAAGTGGATCATACTAATAACAGAGTGGCCTCTGGATATCCCATGAACTTTCATGAAGACTTTCTGGGTTGCTGAatgttatcaccatcattacaatCCTTTGAAAGATCTCCATGGTAACTTTAACACATTCGAGCAGACAGGAGAAAGTGACTCCTgccaatatttcaaatttaacCAGTTAGCTACTGAATTATTCAATTACAATAGACTTTGTACAGGATCTTCTTTGATCTGTGGGCAACTAGGGTTGACTAATCATCATTAAATCAAATTGGACAGGACTTGGATTAACAAATCTTTACTGTCTTAAATAGAGATCAGAGGTTGGGgaacattattatttatttgttattattaaatattttataaaagatATGAATTAGTCATGAAGTGTGTAATTAAACATAATGACTCAAGGGTGAAATTAGTGGAAGGAATATATATCCTTTCATTTCATGACTTAAGTTAATTTAGGTTTAAAGAGGAGTTTATTTTGACTAGTCAGGAGTAGAACcataagaggggggggggggtgatgatcCCCATGATTTTTCAAGTGAATATTAGGTCTCAAGCTAAAACAATGGGAAAGAGAACCGAAGTCATGCACCTTTATATAATTATGCCCCCTTTCCTTCATTCACAATACCTTGCAACGGCCTCTGTGACTCGTCACAACCTAACAAAATATAGATCACAGCTTGATAATGATAGTGTATTAATATTTCATGACTAGTTTATGTCCACATTCTGAAGCCTTTTGATATCAACTAGTCAAAACCCGTCTTCTCACACGCAATATGTCAAAAGCATATATTCACCAATGAATAGTGTAAATTTGTGTTGAAGGGCTTTTAAATCCTATTGCCAACAATGGACTAAAACAGCCAATTTAAACTTAAATAATTTACA from Lytechinus pictus isolate F3 Inbred chromosome 2, Lp3.0, whole genome shotgun sequence carries:
- the LOC129276193 gene encoding 72 kDa type IV collagenase-like, which produces MPVGKSPGPTVITNAVSNLQSFMDITPSGSKGQVDKKTLDTVRTPRCGLKDPIRHMAEGDPDVVRHTLFGPRWNKTALVYKIFKFPRKVKKSQYRNAIEEAFRLWSNASPLTFREVNRRDSADIDIRFVSGFHQDEHPFDGPMGVVGHPVIEEMYESRVVRIDVDSDELFSFDSADGINLLQVMVHQIGHALGLGHSSDHDSIMSPCVKPYIPNFTLTETDIAGIQSIYGLPNSPVDPISPPVGRLPSPIIQHSEPRYLCQERPLDAVAILAGEIYVFKGNRYWQFSSPNHLLSPISGSLISERWPGLPTGIDAVYQRNTDNKVVFIRAGRMWIYDIHPKTESDTLAPYTQIHLRDIGLPRAIDMALSCPSWPQSTYFLKKGKVWHYSDQTRSILEGPLEVKDLWNGLPTRRMDAAFTYNDDSYFILGYQYWKVDHTNNRVASGYPMNFHEDFLGC